The following are from one region of the Silene latifolia isolate original U9 population chromosome 9, ASM4854445v1, whole genome shotgun sequence genome:
- the LOC141598288 gene encoding uncharacterized protein LOC141598288, whose translation MSGAQGAQPPGSFTATTYESVQEADNRVRTELRSDKDDKGIQIDKLQDKVEDAAGQGGPVFGPGKDDPPNKQDLGVTGTA comes from the coding sequence ATGTCAGGAGCCCAAGGAGCGCAACCGCCGGGATCATTTACAGCGACAACATACGAGTCTGTGCAGGAGGCAGATAACCGTGTTAGGACCGAGTTGAGGTCCGATAAGGACGATAAGGGTATTCAGATTGACAAGCTCCAGGATAAGGTTGAGGATGCTGCTGGCCAAGGCGGACCTGTTTTCGGACCTGGCAAAGATGATCCTCCCAACAAGCAAGACCTTGGGGTTACCGGCACTGCCTAA